One part of the Flavobacteriales bacterium genome encodes these proteins:
- a CDS encoding DUF6046 domain-containing protein, translating into MAELRYDISQAFNAAFGAAGKLAVYDTGTTEQPVENILFPNAEVITIDESNVKSYLGTPIIFPITFLGGTYNYYSDGQIKQKELQDLQLPATTMVDFRRSKIKRKTRVNGGNGSIKETYGLDDWKIRIRGLILPEASGDFPEETLLRLQEFENLADSIRVSGKLFRLLSIYKIDIDEITLPQVKGYPNNRPFMLSCESTEPVELILK; encoded by the coding sequence ATGGCAGAGTTAAGATACGATATATCACAAGCTTTTAATGCTGCTTTTGGCGCAGCTGGAAAATTGGCAGTTTATGATACTGGTACAACAGAGCAACCTGTAGAGAATATTCTATTCCCTAATGCTGAGGTTATTACTATTGATGAATCCAATGTTAAAAGCTATTTAGGTACTCCAATTATTTTTCCAATCACGTTTCTTGGTGGTACATACAATTATTATAGTGATGGACAAATCAAGCAAAAAGAACTTCAAGATTTACAACTTCCAGCAACTACAATGGTTGATTTTAGGCGATCAAAAATTAAAAGAAAAACAAGAGTAAACGGAGGTAATGGAAGTATTAAAGAAACATACGGTTTGGATGATTGGAAAATTAGAATAAGAGGTTTAATCTTACCTGAAGCATCAGGAGATTTTCCTGAAGAAACATTATTAAGACTACAGGAGTTTGAAAACTTAGCTGATTCTATTCGTGTATCAGGTAAATTGTTTCGCTTACTATCTATTTACAAAATTGACATTGACGAAATAACTCTACCCCAAGTAAAAGGGTATCCCAATAATAGACCGTTTATGCTCTCATGCGAAAGTACCGAACCTGTTGAATTAATACTAAAATAA
- a CDS encoding DNA adenine methylase: MNNKKMDSVTTSKIKTPISYYGGKQMMIKDILPLIPEHEIYTEAFFGGGAIFWAKPPSKCEVINDVNMNIVNFYEVLKHSYFELRKKIEATLHSRETYKKALIIYESPWLFAEDEVLRAWAFWVATNQGFSTKIGTWGYDRNKRAHTIQNKIDAFQESLSERLRYTQIEHNKAHKVILSRDNEKAFHYVDPPYIDTDQGHYGGYTEDHFKRDLDALTQVKGKFLLSTYPSDILDKYIKDNGWYSKKIEKTLSASNGAKLTKRRKKIEHLTSNYPI; encoded by the coding sequence ATGAATAATAAAAAGATGGATAGTGTGACAACTTCCAAAATCAAAACTCCAATCAGCTATTATGGAGGAAAACAAATGATGATAAAAGATATTTTACCATTAATTCCTGAGCATGAAATTTATACTGAAGCCTTTTTTGGAGGAGGTGCTATTTTTTGGGCTAAACCCCCAAGTAAATGTGAAGTTATTAACGACGTTAATATGAATATCGTTAATTTTTATGAGGTTTTAAAACATAGTTATTTTGAACTTAGAAAAAAAATTGAAGCAACATTACATAGCAGAGAGACATACAAAAAGGCTTTGATAATTTATGAAAGTCCATGGCTTTTTGCTGAAGATGAAGTTTTAAGAGCTTGGGCTTTTTGGGTTGCAACAAATCAAGGTTTTTCAACTAAAATAGGAACATGGGGGTATGATAGAAATAAGAGAGCTCATACAATACAAAACAAAATAGATGCTTTCCAGGAATCATTAAGTGAAAGGCTTAGATATACTCAAATAGAACATAATAAAGCTCATAAAGTTATATTAAGCCGAGATAACGAAAAAGCTTTTCATTATGTTGATCCTCCATATATTGATACTGATCAAGGTCATTATGGTGGTTATACTGAAGATCATTTTAAGAGAGATTTAGATGCTCTTACTCAAGTCAAAGGTAAGTTTTTGTTGAGTACATATCCGTCAGATATATTAGATAAATATATTAAGGATAATGGATGGTATTCAAAAAAAATAGAAAAGACTTTATCTGCTTCTAATGGAGCAAAACTGACAAAACGAAGAAAGAAGATTGAGCATTTAACCTCCAATTATCCTATTTAG
- a CDS encoding helix-turn-helix domain-containing protein, translating into MEVIVIEKETFYKLIDELTIRVIKNSEKYFNDKEWLSESEAKTLLGIKSKGKLQQLRDELKIEFSRFGKIIRYSKSSILRFLEMNRISLRNF; encoded by the coding sequence GTGGAAGTAATCGTAATAGAAAAAGAAACGTTTTATAAGCTAATAGATGAGTTAACGATAAGAGTCATTAAGAATAGTGAAAAATATTTTAATGACAAAGAGTGGTTAAGTGAATCTGAAGCAAAAACTCTTTTAGGAATAAAGAGCAAAGGTAAGTTACAACAATTAAGAGATGAACTAAAAATTGAATTTAGTCGGTTTGGTAAAATTATAAGATATAGTAAATCAAGTATTTTAAGATTTTTAGAAATGAATCGAATTAGTTTGCGTAATTTCTAA
- a CDS encoding leucine-rich repeat protein codes for MKTITVIKNQNLWDIALQEYGDISAIFYILNANSLNVDSEIAPGQKLNIPNIKAIDEQVVNYFNEIGYKTATGSFIFTPVVIPPPPPTGGDGVAKNSDNSYSEVVPTGTILNLPDSIITINNHLLINLPATNDLNIEVVDDNDTPIGELTNGKVLVSEKWKRNNEWLALTDPVNEDKFVGLLAVFPDGRNELTMRFSVTGGYTVDWGDGNIVNYNSNTNAVHTYDYNLINSATLTSDGYKQVIVTVTPTITTNNFTSLFSYNYNTGVIANWLDIVFIAPNVAHVYAGGNNGKMFLLERFRILGTTPSANLNSLFNYNPNIRVVELDWTKPTVLNNMFSYSGINKLGDLNITNSNTLPYINAARNIEKVGNLTYTGPTLYVFSDSSIRELGNITAVNASNANSFSQNNFSLCKLGLVNIPACTTATRMFMNNYALESIEVISTALSNAQYMFLGCRAIKSIVFSDLGNLTVTSQMFDNCYSLSELRVPNISVSFSVANCNLDRTALIQIFNDLATVSATITITGNIGVSNLTASDLLIATNKGWTVTQ; via the coding sequence ATGAAAACGATAACAGTCATAAAAAATCAAAACTTATGGGATATAGCACTCCAAGAGTATGGTGATATTAGCGCCATATTCTATATTTTAAATGCCAACTCTTTGAATGTTGATAGTGAAATTGCTCCTGGGCAAAAGTTGAATATTCCTAATATCAAAGCTATTGATGAACAGGTCGTTAATTACTTTAATGAAATTGGATATAAAACAGCTACTGGAAGCTTTATTTTTACTCCTGTAGTAATTCCACCACCTCCACCAACTGGGGGAGACGGAGTTGCTAAAAATAGTGATAACAGTTATAGCGAAGTTGTTCCAACAGGAACAATACTAAATCTACCTGATTCTATCATTACAATAAATAATCACCTATTAATTAATTTACCAGCTACCAATGATCTAAACATAGAGGTTGTGGATGACAATGACACCCCTATTGGAGAATTGACTAATGGAAAAGTTTTAGTTTCTGAGAAATGGAAAAGAAATAATGAGTGGTTAGCATTAACAGATCCAGTTAATGAGGATAAGTTTGTTGGTTTGTTGGCTGTATTTCCTGACGGAAGAAATGAATTAACCATGCGTTTCAGCGTTACAGGAGGTTATACTGTTGATTGGGGAGATGGTAACATTGTTAATTATAACAGCAATACGAATGCTGTCCATACATACGATTATAACTTAATTAATAGTGCTACTTTAACAAGTGATGGCTATAAACAAGTTATAGTTACTGTAACGCCTACAATAACAACTAACAATTTCACTTCATTATTTAGTTATAATTACAATACTGGTGTTATTGCTAATTGGTTAGATATTGTTTTTATAGCTCCAAATGTTGCACACGTTTATGCTGGAGGTAATAATGGTAAGATGTTTTTATTGGAAAGGTTTAGAATATTAGGAACAACACCAAGTGCTAACTTAAATAGTCTATTTAACTATAATCCAAATATTCGAGTTGTTGAATTAGACTGGACTAAACCAACTGTTTTGAATAATATGTTTTCATATTCGGGCATAAATAAGTTAGGAGACTTGAATATCACTAACTCCAACACTTTACCTTATATAAATGCGGCACGAAATATTGAAAAAGTTGGTAACTTAACTTACACAGGACCAACTCTATATGTCTTTAGCGATTCCAGCATAAGAGAACTAGGTAATATAACAGCTGTTAATGCATCAAATGCAAACTCTTTTTCACAGAACAATTTTAGTCTATGTAAATTAGGGTTAGTCAATATTCCAGCTTGTACAACTGCTACTAGAATGTTTATGAATAATTATGCATTGGAATCTATTGAGGTAATATCAACAGCATTATCTAATGCTCAATATATGTTTTTAGGTTGTAGAGCTATAAAAAGTATTGTTTTTAGTGATTTAGGTAACCTCACTGTTACTTCTCAAATGTTTGATAATTGCTACTCATTGTCTGAATTAAGAGTTCCTAATATCTCAGTATCTTTTAGTGTTGCTAACTGCAACCTAGATAGAACAGCCTTAATACAAATTTTCAATGATTTAGCAACAGTATCAGCAACGATAACAATAACAGGAAATATTGGAGTATCAAATTTAACAGCTTCGGACTTATTAATAGCAACCAATAAAGGTTGGACAGTAACACAATAA
- a CDS encoding helix-turn-helix domain-containing protein: MENKELLTRKEAAEFLSISLSTLKNWTYDKLIKAYKLGGRIYYKRKELINSLREVN, from the coding sequence ATGGAAAATAAGGAATTACTAACAAGGAAAGAAGCAGCAGAGTTTTTATCAATATCACTAAGTACACTTAAGAATTGGACTTACGATAAACTAATAAAAGCCTATAAGCTAGGAGGAAGAATTTATTATAAACGTAAAGAATTGATAAACTCATTAAGAGAAGTCAATTGA